In Arachis hypogaea cultivar Tifrunner chromosome 2, arahy.Tifrunner.gnm2.J5K5, whole genome shotgun sequence, a genomic segment contains:
- the LOC112720693 gene encoding putative disease resistance protein RGA1 isoform X2 has product MAEVVSSVASTLLANLATKSFQEIILACGLKDDIKKFESSLRTINAYLIDAENKQAKNHSIDDWLKQLREAFDDAGDILDEIEYEAKRNEVVKMYGSISTKVHRFFSYTSNSLAFRIKMAHKIKDMKQKMDEKIRQGRKLGIIEQHVNTPVLEHNLAWRETASSLPFRLCGRLEEKEEIMKSLMTQKSEANSIDVISIVGIGGLGKTTLVQMVYNDTQVKANFDTLMWVCVSDDFDVKKLIQKIIHAASKRENVVDANSSLEYMISLLNQNLHGKRFLLVLDDVWNENHNKWDELRNHLLEAGGGKGSIIIVTTRSQKVVEIVGSNLVMKLEGLPENECWRLFVKCAFQVEKEEEKYPRLKQIGEQIVKKCKRVPLAITTLGCLLRSKSHDENEWRKIRDSEVWNLNQEETDILPSLKLSYNHLPPQVKQCFSYCSCFPKDYDFHVIELIMFWMAHGLLQPTREEEDAEDIGELYIKKLVSTSLLQIDDGDDHFRLFDFQNLMTFKRLKMHDLVHDVAQLTMKESSKTRTIVQEGQQEASIEWTSNKFNYMRVLQLKKDMELSSFPNDCFVKMKKHLRYLYLENCPSLKKQTDSICKMQNLQSLYLDEFPKNMKNLIYLQYLFLMGIKITSMSSMNIGCFQQLKFLYLQCPKLVSVPSAVGRLTTLKKLGFLWCEELMNFEDEEEEGKQQMVQ; this is encoded by the exons ATGGCTGAAGTTGTTTCTAGTGTGGCATCAACACTCTTGGCCAATTTAGCAACAAAATCTTTCCAAGAGATTATTCTGGCATGTGGTCTTAAAGATGATATAAAAAAGTTTGAAAGTTCTTTGAGAACCATCAATGCATATCTCATAGATGCTGAGAACAAGCAAGCAAAAAATCACAGTATAGATGACTGGTTGAAGCAACTCAGAGAAGCATTTGATGATGCTGGTGACATACTAGACGAAATAGAGTATGAAGCAAAACGTAATGAAGTGGTCAAAATGTATGGAAGCATTAGCACCAAGGTCCACCGATTCTTCTCATATACAAGTAATTCACTCGCATTTCGCATCAAGATGGCCCACAAAATCAAAGATATGAAACAGAAGATGGATGAAAAAATAAGACAAGGGAGAAAGTTGGGTATAATTGAACAACATGTCAACACTCCAGTTCTGGAGCATAATTTAGCATGGCGAGAAACTGCTTCTTCATTGCCTTTTCGTTTGTGTGGTAGACTTGAAGAGAAAGAGGAGATTATGAAATCATTGATGACACAAAAATCAGAAGCTAATAGTATTGATGTGATCTCCATTGTTGGGATTGGAGGTTTGGGAAAGACTACACTTGTACAAATGGTTTACAATGATACCCAAGTGAAGGCGAATTTCGATACATTAATGTGGGTTTGTGTTTCTGACGATTTTGATGTGAAGAAGCTAATACAAAAAATCATTCATGCGGCCTCAAAGAGAGAGAATGTGGTGGATGCAAATTCTAGTTTGGAATATATGATATCTCTTCTCAATCAAAATTTACATGGTAAGAGATTCTTACTCGTCTTAGACGATGTTTGGAATGAAAACCACAACAAATGGGATGAATTGAGAAATCACCTGTTAGAAGCAGGTGGTGGCAAAGGCAGCATAATCATAGTGACCACTCGTAGCCAAAAAGTTGTTGAAATTGTGGGGAGTAATCTTGTAATGAAATTAGAAGGACTTCCTGAGAATGAATGTTGGCGGCTCTTTGTAAAATGTGCATTCCAagtagagaaggaagaagagaagtaCCCAAGGCTAAAGCAAATTGGAGAGCAAATTGTTAAAAAATGCAAAAGGGTGCCCTTAGCTATAACAACTTTGGGTTGCTTGCTTAGATCAAAATCCCATGATGAAAATGAATGGAGAAAAATAAGGGATAGTGAAGTGTGGAATCTCAATCAAGAAGAAACTGATATTTTGCCATCACTCAAATTGAGTTACAATCACTTGCCACCACAAGTAAAGCAATGTTTTTCATACTGCTCTTGTTTTCCAAAGGATTACGACTTTCATGTTATTGAGTTGATTATGTTCTGGATGGCTCATGGACTCCTCCAACCTACACGCGAAGAAGAAGACGCAGAAGATATTGGGGAGTTATATATTAAAAAGCTTGTTTCAACATCTTTACTTCAAATTGACGATGGAGATGATCATTTTCGcctctttgattttcaaaatttaatgacaTTTAAAAGACTCAAAATGCATGATCTTGTACATGATGTTGCACAATTAACAATGAAAGAGTCAAGTAAGACAAGAACCATTGTGCAAGAGGGACAACAAGAAGCATCCATAGAATGGACCTCTAACAAGTTCAACTATATGAGGGTGTTGCAACTAAAAAAAGATATGGAGTTGAGTTCGTTCCCTAATGATTGCTTTGTCAAAATGAAGAAGCACTTGAGATATCTCTATCTTGAAAATTGTCCTAGTTTGAAAAAGCAAACTGATTCCATTTGTAAGATGCAAAATTTGCAGAGTTTGTACCTTGATGAGTTtcccaaaaacatgaaaaatctcaTCTATCTTCAATATTTGTTTTTGATGGGAATCAAAATTACAAGTATGTCCTCAATGAACATAGGGTGCTTCCAACAACTCAAATTCTTATATCTTCAATGTCCAAAGTTAGTGTCCGTACCAAGTGCTGTTGGTCGCTTGACTACTTTAAAGAAGCTGGGCTTTCTTTGGTGTGAAGAGCTGATGaattttgaagatgaagaggaagaaggaaaACAACAAATG GTACAATAA
- the LOC112720693 gene encoding putative disease resistance protein RGA1 isoform X1, with translation MAEVVSSVASTLLANLATKSFQEIILACGLKDDIKKFESSLRTINAYLIDAENKQAKNHSIDDWLKQLREAFDDAGDILDEIEYEAKRNEVVKMYGSISTKVHRFFSYTSNSLAFRIKMAHKIKDMKQKMDEKIRQGRKLGIIEQHVNTPVLEHNLAWRETASSLPFRLCGRLEEKEEIMKSLMTQKSEANSIDVISIVGIGGLGKTTLVQMVYNDTQVKANFDTLMWVCVSDDFDVKKLIQKIIHAASKRENVVDANSSLEYMISLLNQNLHGKRFLLVLDDVWNENHNKWDELRNHLLEAGGGKGSIIIVTTRSQKVVEIVGSNLVMKLEGLPENECWRLFVKCAFQVEKEEEKYPRLKQIGEQIVKKCKRVPLAITTLGCLLRSKSHDENEWRKIRDSEVWNLNQEETDILPSLKLSYNHLPPQVKQCFSYCSCFPKDYDFHVIELIMFWMAHGLLQPTREEEDAEDIGELYIKKLVSTSLLQIDDGDDHFRLFDFQNLMTFKRLKMHDLVHDVAQLTMKESSKTRTIVQEGQQEASIEWTSNKFNYMRVLQLKKDMELSSFPNDCFVKMKKHLRYLYLENCPSLKKQTDSICKMQNLQSLYLDEFPKNMKNLIYLQYLFLMGIKITSMSSMNIGCFQQLKFLYLQCPKLVSVPSAVGRLTTLKKLGFLWCEELMNFEDEEEEGKQQMVVNNLNLQLFLIIGSKKLNALPKWLERATKLQYLSISITGIKLLPTRMPMTSLEELYVYHCKNLSSLPNMDQTHNLQYLVVYDCPALHARYNKETGPDWSKIAHIPYCKIDEDDDDDNDDDDDDDEEFMMMMKMMIE, from the exons ATGGCTGAAGTTGTTTCTAGTGTGGCATCAACACTCTTGGCCAATTTAGCAACAAAATCTTTCCAAGAGATTATTCTGGCATGTGGTCTTAAAGATGATATAAAAAAGTTTGAAAGTTCTTTGAGAACCATCAATGCATATCTCATAGATGCTGAGAACAAGCAAGCAAAAAATCACAGTATAGATGACTGGTTGAAGCAACTCAGAGAAGCATTTGATGATGCTGGTGACATACTAGACGAAATAGAGTATGAAGCAAAACGTAATGAAGTGGTCAAAATGTATGGAAGCATTAGCACCAAGGTCCACCGATTCTTCTCATATACAAGTAATTCACTCGCATTTCGCATCAAGATGGCCCACAAAATCAAAGATATGAAACAGAAGATGGATGAAAAAATAAGACAAGGGAGAAAGTTGGGTATAATTGAACAACATGTCAACACTCCAGTTCTGGAGCATAATTTAGCATGGCGAGAAACTGCTTCTTCATTGCCTTTTCGTTTGTGTGGTAGACTTGAAGAGAAAGAGGAGATTATGAAATCATTGATGACACAAAAATCAGAAGCTAATAGTATTGATGTGATCTCCATTGTTGGGATTGGAGGTTTGGGAAAGACTACACTTGTACAAATGGTTTACAATGATACCCAAGTGAAGGCGAATTTCGATACATTAATGTGGGTTTGTGTTTCTGACGATTTTGATGTGAAGAAGCTAATACAAAAAATCATTCATGCGGCCTCAAAGAGAGAGAATGTGGTGGATGCAAATTCTAGTTTGGAATATATGATATCTCTTCTCAATCAAAATTTACATGGTAAGAGATTCTTACTCGTCTTAGACGATGTTTGGAATGAAAACCACAACAAATGGGATGAATTGAGAAATCACCTGTTAGAAGCAGGTGGTGGCAAAGGCAGCATAATCATAGTGACCACTCGTAGCCAAAAAGTTGTTGAAATTGTGGGGAGTAATCTTGTAATGAAATTAGAAGGACTTCCTGAGAATGAATGTTGGCGGCTCTTTGTAAAATGTGCATTCCAagtagagaaggaagaagagaagtaCCCAAGGCTAAAGCAAATTGGAGAGCAAATTGTTAAAAAATGCAAAAGGGTGCCCTTAGCTATAACAACTTTGGGTTGCTTGCTTAGATCAAAATCCCATGATGAAAATGAATGGAGAAAAATAAGGGATAGTGAAGTGTGGAATCTCAATCAAGAAGAAACTGATATTTTGCCATCACTCAAATTGAGTTACAATCACTTGCCACCACAAGTAAAGCAATGTTTTTCATACTGCTCTTGTTTTCCAAAGGATTACGACTTTCATGTTATTGAGTTGATTATGTTCTGGATGGCTCATGGACTCCTCCAACCTACACGCGAAGAAGAAGACGCAGAAGATATTGGGGAGTTATATATTAAAAAGCTTGTTTCAACATCTTTACTTCAAATTGACGATGGAGATGATCATTTTCGcctctttgattttcaaaatttaatgacaTTTAAAAGACTCAAAATGCATGATCTTGTACATGATGTTGCACAATTAACAATGAAAGAGTCAAGTAAGACAAGAACCATTGTGCAAGAGGGACAACAAGAAGCATCCATAGAATGGACCTCTAACAAGTTCAACTATATGAGGGTGTTGCAACTAAAAAAAGATATGGAGTTGAGTTCGTTCCCTAATGATTGCTTTGTCAAAATGAAGAAGCACTTGAGATATCTCTATCTTGAAAATTGTCCTAGTTTGAAAAAGCAAACTGATTCCATTTGTAAGATGCAAAATTTGCAGAGTTTGTACCTTGATGAGTTtcccaaaaacatgaaaaatctcaTCTATCTTCAATATTTGTTTTTGATGGGAATCAAAATTACAAGTATGTCCTCAATGAACATAGGGTGCTTCCAACAACTCAAATTCTTATATCTTCAATGTCCAAAGTTAGTGTCCGTACCAAGTGCTGTTGGTCGCTTGACTACTTTAAAGAAGCTGGGCTTTCTTTGGTGTGAAGAGCTGATGaattttgaagatgaagaggaagaaggaaaACAACAAATGGTAGTAAATAATTTAAACCTTCAATTGTTCTTAATCATTGGATCAAAAAAGTTGAATGCTTTACCAAAATGGCTTGAAAGAGCTACTAAATTGCAATATTTGAGTATAAGCATAACAGGGATAAAATTATTGCCCACAAGAATGCCGATGACCTCTCTTGAAGAACTTTATGTCTATCATTGTAAAAATTTGTCATCTCTTCCTAACATGGATCAAACTCATAATCTTCAGTATTTAGTAGTATATGATTGTCCCGCATTACATGCAAGGTACAATAAAGAGACAGGTCCAGATTGGTCCAAAATTGCTCATATCCCATATTGCAAG attgatgaagatgatgatgatgataatgatgatgatgatgatgatgatgaagaatttatgatgatgatgaagatgatgattgaATAA